A single window of Pseudarthrobacter psychrotolerans DNA harbors:
- a CDS encoding ABC transporter permease: MQTTNPRQRLLRLLSIPVFLFLVVPTAIVVPVALNDSRYITFPPEGISFAAVAGFFADKAWTSALTASLQSAAIAVVIGVLLGAMAAIGLHGRKFPGQQAVVGLILAPMIVPTVVLALAFYQFFISLGVLGSILPIGLAHAVIATPYVYLTTRASLAGLNPALVRSAQSLGAGWLSVFRHVYLPVILPGLVSGALFAFSVSIDETVMSLFMQTPSATTLPVKMFTDIQFNLTPKIAVSSALLVTVATLGLLFQVMFVLKRRSTARMLPLAVSAPN, from the coding sequence ATGCAGACAACTAATCCCCGGCAGCGCCTGCTGAGGCTGCTTTCCATCCCGGTGTTCCTGTTCCTGGTGGTCCCGACGGCGATCGTGGTGCCTGTTGCGCTCAACGACAGCCGCTACATCACGTTCCCGCCCGAAGGGATCTCGTTCGCGGCCGTCGCCGGCTTCTTCGCCGACAAGGCCTGGACCTCGGCCCTGACGGCCAGCCTCCAATCGGCAGCGATCGCCGTCGTGATCGGTGTGCTTCTCGGCGCGATGGCGGCGATCGGCCTGCACGGGCGCAAGTTTCCCGGGCAGCAGGCTGTCGTCGGGCTGATCCTGGCGCCCATGATCGTCCCCACGGTGGTGCTGGCGTTGGCGTTCTACCAGTTCTTCATCTCGCTCGGTGTGCTGGGCAGCATCCTCCCCATTGGCCTGGCACATGCCGTGATTGCCACCCCGTACGTGTATCTGACCACCCGGGCCAGCCTCGCCGGACTGAACCCGGCGCTGGTTCGTTCGGCACAGAGCCTGGGCGCCGGATGGCTCTCCGTGTTCCGGCACGTCTACCTGCCGGTCATCCTGCCTGGCCTGGTTTCCGGGGCACTGTTCGCCTTCTCGGTCTCCATCGACGAGACCGTGATGTCCCTGTTCATGCAGACGCCCAGCGCCACCACCCTGCCCGTGAAGATGTTCACGGACATCCAGTTCAACCTGACGCCCAAGATCGCGGTGTCCTCGGCACTGCTGGTTACCGTGGCCACCCTGGGGCTCCTGTTCCAGGTCATGTTCGTTCTCAAACGGCGCTCCACCGCCAGGATGCTGCCGCTGGCCGTGTCCGCACCAAACTAA
- a CDS encoding ABC transporter ATP-binding protein, which yields MTTSVISAEANTRRTASAQGSIELRQVRKTYGDVVAVDELDLVVEPGEFVTLLGPSGSGKTTTMMMVAGFEEHTSGSVLIDGKPVDALPPRDRNLGVVFQNYALFPHMTARENVEFALRMRKVPKAERRQRAETALDRVGLGKMGDRKPRQLSGGQQQRVALARALVFNPAALLLDEPMAALDKRLREHMQEEIKTLQKSLGISVLFVTHDQDEAMAMSDRIVVMKDGRIVQSGPPEEVYNHPLTDWVASFLGDTNLIPCTVLERKDGEALVDLGGLGLGRVRDRGVTGEKYAVSIRPEHLKFSSEASADNCGLATLVSSTNLGATVRHRLTAGGHELQVRELSSDASGRPASGAELFVAWEPDKAQLLVLEQ from the coding sequence ATGACTACTTCAGTGATTTCCGCAGAAGCAAACACCCGCAGGACGGCGTCTGCGCAAGGTTCGATTGAACTCCGGCAGGTCCGCAAGACATACGGCGACGTGGTTGCCGTCGACGAGCTGGACCTGGTGGTGGAACCCGGCGAATTCGTCACACTGCTGGGACCCAGCGGATCCGGAAAGACCACAACCATGATGATGGTGGCGGGCTTCGAGGAGCACACCTCCGGGAGCGTTCTGATCGACGGGAAGCCCGTGGATGCGCTCCCGCCCCGGGACCGGAACCTGGGCGTCGTCTTCCAGAACTACGCACTCTTCCCGCACATGACCGCCCGCGAAAACGTGGAATTCGCGCTCCGGATGCGCAAGGTGCCCAAGGCCGAACGGCGTCAACGCGCCGAAACCGCGCTGGACCGCGTGGGCCTGGGCAAGATGGGCGACCGCAAGCCCCGCCAGCTCTCCGGCGGGCAGCAGCAGCGCGTGGCCCTGGCCCGCGCCCTGGTGTTCAACCCGGCCGCGCTGCTCCTGGACGAGCCCATGGCTGCCCTCGACAAACGGCTCCGCGAACACATGCAGGAAGAGATCAAGACACTACAAAAGAGCCTGGGCATTTCCGTCCTTTTCGTCACGCACGACCAGGACGAGGCCATGGCCATGTCCGACCGGATCGTGGTGATGAAAGACGGCAGGATCGTCCAGTCGGGCCCGCCCGAGGAGGTCTACAACCACCCGCTCACGGACTGGGTGGCCAGCTTCCTGGGCGACACCAACCTGATCCCCTGCACCGTCCTGGAACGCAAGGACGGCGAGGCGCTGGTTGACCTCGGCGGCCTGGGCCTGGGAAGGGTCCGCGACCGCGGCGTCACCGGCGAGAAATACGCCGTGTCCATCCGTCCCGAACACCTCAAGTTCAGCTCCGAGGCAAGCGCGGACAACTGCGGCCTGGCCACGCTGGTCTCCTCGACCAACTTGGGCGCCACGGTGCGCCACCGGCTGACGGCCGGCGGCCACGAGCTGCAGGTGCGCGAACTCAGTTCGGACGCGTCGGGTCGGCCCGCGTCCGGCGCGGAGCTGTTCGTCGCCTGGGAGCCGGACAAAGCGCAGCTCCTGGTTCTGGAGCAGTAG
- a CDS encoding YciI family protein, which yields MFVVSLTYKVPEDIVDYHRPAHMAWVKQAFDDGVFLASGRLVPAVGGVLLSKADRTTLDAALAKDPFYSNGVAEFEVIEFTATRVAPGFENLLDP from the coding sequence ATGTTTGTTGTATCGCTGACCTACAAGGTGCCCGAAGATATTGTGGACTATCACCGCCCCGCGCATATGGCCTGGGTTAAGCAGGCGTTCGACGACGGCGTGTTCCTTGCGTCCGGACGCCTGGTTCCCGCGGTGGGCGGTGTGCTGTTGTCCAAGGCCGACCGAACCACGCTGGATGCTGCGTTGGCCAAGGATCCTTTCTACAGTAACGGCGTGGCCGAGTTCGAGGTCATCGAATTCACTGCCACGAGGGTGGCACCGGGGTTCGAGAACCTGCTGGATCCCTAG
- a CDS encoding MarR family transcriptional regulator: MTEPRWLNADERRAWLALLSINTMLPAALDNQLHNAGKVSLFDYNVMAMLSEAEGRFLPMSQLAARTSSSLSRLSHVVAKLEKRGWLERRPHPRDARVTTAHLSDDGMATLESLAPGHVEAVRTKFLDALTERDVHDLARIGEKIVARLDDDHWILRDPESQP; encoded by the coding sequence ATGACCGAACCGCGCTGGCTCAACGCCGACGAACGCCGTGCCTGGCTGGCACTCCTGAGCATCAACACGATGCTGCCGGCTGCCCTGGACAACCAGCTCCACAACGCCGGCAAGGTGTCCCTGTTCGATTACAACGTCATGGCAATGCTGTCCGAAGCGGAGGGCCGCTTCCTGCCGATGAGCCAGCTGGCCGCCCGCACCAGTTCGTCCCTGTCCCGGCTTTCGCACGTGGTTGCCAAGCTGGAGAAACGCGGATGGCTGGAGCGGCGTCCGCACCCCCGCGATGCCCGTGTCACCACTGCACACCTGTCCGACGACGGGATGGCCACTTTGGAGTCGCTCGCACCCGGGCACGTTGAGGCAGTCCGTACCAAGTTCCTTGATGCCCTGACGGAACGCGACGTCCACGATCTGGCACGCATCGGCGAAAAGATCGTGGCCCGGCTGGACGATGACCACTGGATCCTCCGGGACCCCGAAAGCCAGCCCTAG
- a CDS encoding SGNH/GDSL hydrolase family protein — protein sequence MDFSTRYVALGDSFTEGVGDDDPGRPNGVRGWADRVAEQLGAADPGFGYANLAIRGRKLRQIMAEQVDAAVELNPTLVTIYAGANDILRPKIDIDDLLAEYDAGIRRLAATGATVVMFTGFDARGSKVFSTMRGRTAIYNELVRGIAGDHGALLVDYWRFNEYYDWGMWAPDRMHMSAAGHANMAKRVLTVLEYDHSIEVPPMTPVPELNRAEAIRANARWVREFAGPWVVRRVTGKSSGDGLAPKYAQLTRL from the coding sequence ATGGATTTTTCGACCCGGTATGTAGCGCTCGGCGACTCCTTCACAGAGGGGGTTGGGGATGACGATCCCGGCCGCCCCAACGGTGTGCGCGGCTGGGCGGACCGCGTAGCGGAGCAGCTGGGCGCGGCGGATCCCGGCTTCGGCTACGCCAATCTGGCCATCCGCGGCAGGAAGCTCCGCCAGATCATGGCAGAGCAGGTGGACGCCGCCGTCGAACTTAACCCCACCCTGGTGACCATTTATGCAGGCGCCAACGACATTCTGCGGCCCAAGATCGACATCGACGACCTGCTGGCGGAATACGACGCCGGCATCCGCAGACTGGCTGCGACCGGCGCAACCGTGGTGATGTTCACCGGCTTCGACGCACGCGGCTCCAAGGTGTTCAGCACCATGCGCGGCCGCACCGCCATCTACAACGAACTGGTCCGCGGCATTGCCGGGGACCACGGGGCGTTGCTGGTGGATTACTGGCGCTTCAACGAGTACTACGACTGGGGCATGTGGGCCCCGGACCGGATGCACATGTCTGCCGCCGGGCACGCCAACATGGCCAAACGGGTCCTTACCGTCCTGGAGTACGACCACTCAATCGAAGTCCCGCCCATGACCCCGGTGCCCGAACTGAACCGGGCCGAAGCCATCCGCGCCAACGCCCGCTGGGTCCGCGAATTCGCCGGACCGTGGGTGGTCCGCCGCGTCACCGGCAAGTCCTCCGGCGACGGACTGGCGCCCAAGTACGCTCAGCTCACCCGCCTCTAG
- a CDS encoding FAD:protein FMN transferase, with amino-acid sequence MGTVISLTMPVDPAAEGNAQEDELAAATAVVERLFLDLDQRFSLYRADSEASAIARGELSLRDASAVMRERYAEAVAWRLRTEGAFTPERPDGGLDLSGLIKAIAIQEAATSLLALGRPDWCLNAGGDVLVSGSPVPGSNEPWDAGIVDPADRGVLLAGYPLGQRHAALATSGSAERGDHIWGRPRDASAYTQVSVAAADITTADVLATAIVAGGRPMLDRATDGWDVAVLAIRADGELLATPGFRR; translated from the coding sequence ATGGGCACTGTCATCAGCCTGACGATGCCGGTGGACCCGGCTGCGGAAGGGAACGCGCAGGAAGATGAACTGGCAGCCGCCACCGCCGTCGTCGAACGCCTGTTTCTGGACCTGGACCAGAGGTTCAGCCTGTACAGGGCCGATTCTGAAGCGAGCGCCATTGCGCGCGGCGAACTGTCGCTGCGGGACGCGTCGGCGGTCATGCGCGAGCGGTACGCCGAGGCCGTGGCCTGGCGGTTGCGCACCGAAGGTGCCTTCACACCGGAAAGGCCCGACGGCGGGTTAGACCTTTCCGGCCTCATCAAGGCCATCGCGATCCAGGAGGCCGCGACCTCGCTGCTGGCGCTCGGGCGTCCGGACTGGTGTCTGAACGCGGGCGGCGACGTGCTGGTCAGCGGTTCGCCGGTGCCTGGAAGCAACGAACCCTGGGACGCGGGCATCGTGGATCCTGCGGACCGTGGCGTTCTTCTGGCCGGCTATCCGCTGGGACAGCGGCACGCGGCATTGGCGACGTCCGGCTCCGCGGAGAGGGGAGACCACATTTGGGGCCGGCCCAGGGATGCCTCGGCGTATACCCAGGTATCGGTTGCGGCTGCGGACATTACGACCGCGGACGTCCTGGCCACGGCGATCGTGGCCGGCGGCAGGCCGATGCTGGACAGGGCCACTGACGGCTGGGACGTTGCGGTTCTGGCCATCCGGGCGGACGGCGAGCTGCTGGCCACGCCGGGCTTCCGCCGCTAA
- a CDS encoding FMN-binding protein → MKARGAVSAALASAGILLAGWQAGAQVAEIRSSVAAASATTGTGGTGASGSGSAGSGSGSTGASGASGTAGSTGSTGSTGSTGSTGSTEASSAAGTYDGAVVPTRFGSVQVRITVQAGKITEVTALQLTDDDRKSIQISNRAAPLLRTEVLTAQSAKVKTISGATVTSNAYLTSLQGAIDAANL, encoded by the coding sequence GTGAAAGCACGGGGAGCAGTTTCAGCGGCGCTGGCCTCGGCCGGCATCCTCCTGGCCGGCTGGCAGGCCGGTGCACAGGTTGCGGAAATCCGCAGCTCGGTTGCGGCCGCATCGGCAACAACCGGCACCGGAGGGACCGGCGCGTCCGGTTCCGGAAGTGCCGGTTCCGGAAGCGGGTCCACCGGCGCCTCGGGGGCCAGCGGCACCGCCGGTTCCACCGGTTCCACCGGTTCCACCGGTTCCACTGGTTCCACTGGTTCCACCGAAGCGTCGTCGGCGGCCGGGACGTACGACGGCGCGGTGGTGCCGACGCGGTTTGGCTCCGTTCAGGTCCGGATCACCGTGCAGGCAGGAAAAATTACCGAGGTCACGGCACTCCAGCTCACCGACGACGACCGCAAGTCCATCCAGATCAGCAACCGCGCTGCGCCCCTGCTCCGGACCGAGGTCCTGACCGCCCAGTCGGCCAAGGTCAAGACCATCAGCGGCGCCACCGTCACCAGCAACGCCTACCTCACGTCCCTCCAGGGAGCCATCGATGCCGCGAACCTCTAG
- a CDS encoding ferredoxin reductase family protein, with protein sequence MTVIAWGSVAAAVALWLADGGATVINSPASAFTALGIVAGLAGMDLVLLMLLLAARIPFVDRTIGHDRALEFHRMLGKPSLYLLLAHGLLIAVGYGLAEGLDPISESVALWVLVPDMWLAYISMALFIAVVATSLVAVRRRFPYEFWYAVHLLTYAAVGTSLPHQFSVGGLFAEGTWQRWYWLAICVATGAALLYFRIVQPIAATSRHKLTVSRVTMAAPGVVNIEMTGLQLERLAGNGGRFFIWRFLAPGLWWHPHPFSLSAEPLAPGPGPGRGSALRITVRNLGRGSAQLARLRPGTKVVVEGPYGLFSTAARTRNKVVLVGAGIGITPLRALLECTPFAPGDATVLLRGHNEQELYLGSEILALCQQRGAELFHLTGPRAGWDNRSWLPDGAVRNGYNIASYVPHIADSDVYICGPAGWARNVISDARAAGVGPEQVHHERFDW encoded by the coding sequence TTGACGGTCATCGCCTGGGGATCCGTGGCCGCCGCAGTGGCGTTGTGGCTGGCCGACGGCGGCGCTACAGTCATTAATTCGCCCGCCTCCGCGTTTACAGCGTTGGGGATCGTGGCGGGATTGGCAGGCATGGATCTGGTCCTGCTGATGCTCTTGCTGGCGGCCCGCATTCCTTTCGTTGACCGGACCATCGGCCACGACCGCGCCCTGGAATTCCACCGGATGCTCGGCAAACCCTCGCTGTACCTCCTGCTGGCCCATGGGCTCCTGATCGCGGTGGGCTACGGGCTGGCCGAGGGCCTGGACCCCATCAGCGAATCCGTTGCCCTTTGGGTCTTGGTCCCGGACATGTGGCTGGCCTATATATCCATGGCCCTGTTCATCGCCGTGGTGGCCACCTCGCTGGTGGCCGTCCGGCGTCGTTTCCCCTACGAATTCTGGTACGCGGTGCACCTGCTGACGTACGCCGCCGTCGGCACCTCCCTCCCCCATCAGTTCAGCGTGGGCGGGCTCTTCGCGGAGGGGACGTGGCAGCGCTGGTACTGGCTGGCCATCTGCGTCGCCACCGGCGCGGCCCTCCTGTACTTCCGCATAGTGCAGCCGATCGCTGCCACCTCCCGGCACAAGCTCACGGTCAGCCGCGTGACGATGGCGGCTCCGGGCGTGGTGAACATCGAGATGACCGGGCTCCAGCTGGAGCGGCTCGCCGGCAACGGCGGGCGGTTCTTCATCTGGCGCTTCCTCGCCCCGGGCCTCTGGTGGCATCCGCACCCCTTCAGCCTGTCAGCCGAGCCGCTGGCGCCCGGACCCGGACCTGGGCGTGGGTCCGCGCTTCGGATCACCGTCCGTAACCTCGGCCGCGGATCTGCGCAGCTTGCCAGGCTGCGGCCCGGCACCAAGGTCGTTGTGGAAGGCCCGTACGGGCTGTTCAGCACCGCGGCCCGGACGCGGAACAAGGTGGTGCTGGTCGGAGCGGGAATCGGTATCACTCCGCTGCGCGCCCTCTTGGAATGCACCCCCTTTGCCCCCGGAGACGCCACTGTCCTGCTGCGGGGCCACAACGAACAGGAGCTTTACCTGGGGTCCGAGATCCTGGCGCTTTGCCAACAACGCGGAGCCGAACTGTTCCATCTGACAGGTCCCCGGGCTGGGTGGGACAACCGCAGCTGGCTGCCTGACGGCGCCGTCCGCAACGGCTACAACATCGCGTCGTACGTCCCGCACATCGCCGATTCGGACGTCTACATCTGCGGCCCTGCAGGCTGGGCCCGCAACGTCATCTCCGATGCCCGGGCAGCGGGCGTTGGTCCGGAACAGGTCCATCACGAAAGGTTCGACTGGTGA
- the rpmB gene encoding 50S ribosomal protein L28, whose translation MAAHCQVTGAEPGFGHSISHSHRRNKRRFDPNIQKKRYWVPSLRRNVTLQLSAKGIKTIDVRGIDVVVAAILARGVKL comes from the coding sequence ATGGCAGCACACTGCCAAGTGACCGGAGCCGAGCCGGGCTTTGGGCACAGCATTTCGCACTCGCACCGTCGCAACAAGCGTCGGTTCGATCCGAACATTCAGAAGAAGCGCTACTGGGTTCCGTCCCTGCGCCGTAACGTCACTCTGCAGCTTTCTGCAAAGGGCATCAAGACCATCGACGTACGCGGCATCGACGTAGTCGTCGCCGCCATCCTTGCTCGGGGAGTGAAGCTCTAA
- the rpmG gene encoding 50S ribosomal protein L33 produces MAKDKDVRPIIKLKSTAGTGYTYVTRKNRRNDPDRMVLKKYDPKIRQHVEFREER; encoded by the coding sequence ATGGCTAAGGACAAGGACGTACGTCCGATCATCAAGCTCAAGTCGACTGCGGGCACGGGTTACACCTACGTGACGCGGAAGAACCGTCGTAACGACCCGGACCGTATGGTTCTGAAGAAGTACGATCCCAAGATCCGTCAGCACGTCGAATTCCGAGAGGAGCGCTAA
- the rpsN gene encoding 30S ribosomal protein S14 — translation MAKKSMIAKNEQRKVIVERYAAKRLELKKALVDPNSTDEVREAARLGLQKLPRNASPVRLRNRDIIDGRPRGTFQKFGISRVRFRDMAHRGELPGITKSSW, via the coding sequence ATGGCTAAGAAGTCAATGATCGCAAAGAACGAACAGCGTAAAGTCATCGTTGAGCGTTACGCTGCAAAGCGCCTCGAACTGAAGAAGGCTCTGGTTGACCCCAACTCGACCGACGAAGTTCGCGAAGCAGCACGCCTCGGCCTGCAGAAGCTTCCCCGCAACGCGTCGCCCGTCCGTCTGCGTAACCGCGACATCATCGACGGCCGTCCCCGCGGTACCTTCCAGAAGTTCGGTATCTCCCGTGTTCGCTTCCGCGACATGGCTCACCGTGGTGAGCTCCCGGGCATCACCAAGTCTTCCTGGTAA